In one Rhinopithecus roxellana isolate Shanxi Qingling chromosome 1, ASM756505v1, whole genome shotgun sequence genomic region, the following are encoded:
- the IP6K1 gene encoding inositol hexakisphosphate kinase 1, with product MCVCQTMEVGQYGKNASRAGDRGVLLEPFIHQVGGHSSMMRYDDHTVCKPLISREQRFYESLPPEMKEFTPEYKGVVSVCFEGDSDGYINLVAYPYVESETVEQDDTPEREQPRRKHSRRSLHRSGSGSDHKEEKASLSLETSESSQEAKSPKVELHSHSEVPFQMLDGNSGLSSEKISHNPWSLRCHKQQLSRMRSESKDRKLYKFLLLENVVHHFKYPCVLDLKMGTRQHGDDASAEKAARQMRKCEQSTSATLGVRVCGMQVYQLDTGHYLCRNKYYGRGLSIEGFRNALYQYLHNGLDLRRDLFEPILSKLRGLKAVLERQASYRFYSSSLLVIYDGKECRAESYLDRRSEMRLKHLDMVLPEVASSCGPSTSPSNTSPEAGPSSQPKVDVRMIDFAHSTFKGFRDDPTVHDGPDRGYVFGLENLISIMEQMRDENQ from the exons ATGTGTGTTTGTCAAACCATGGAAGTGGGGCAGTATGGCAAGAATGCAAGTCGGGCTGGAGACCGGGGAGTCCTCCTGGAGCCCTTCATCCACCAAGTAGGCGGACACAGCAGCATGATGCGCTACGATGATCACACTGTGTGCAAGCCCCTCATCTCTCGGGAACAGCGCTTCTACGAGTCCCTCCCTCCCGAAATGAAGGAGTTCACTCCTGAATACAAAG gcgTGGTATCTGTCTGTTTTGAGGGGGACAGTGATGGTTACATCAACTTAGTGGCCTATCCTTATGTGGAAAGCGAGACCGTGGAACAGGATGACACACCAGAACGGGAACAACCTCGGCGCAAACACTCCCGCCGGAGCCTGCACCGGTCAGGCAGTGGCAGTGACCACAAGGAGGAAAAAGCCAGCCTGTCCCTTGAGACCTCTGAGAG CTCACAGGAGGCAAAGAGTCCAAAGGTGGAGCTGCACAGCCACTCAGAGGTCCCTTTCCAGATGCTAGATGGCAACAGTGGCTTGAGTTCTGAGAAGATCAGCCATAACCCCTGGAGCCTGCGCTGTCACAAGCAGCAGCTGAGCCGCATGCGCTCTGAGTCCAAGGACCGAAAGCTCTACA AGTTCCTCCTGCTTGAGAACGTGGTGCACCACTTCAAGTACCCCTGCGTGTTGGACCTGAAGATGGGCACGCGGCAGCATGGCGATGACGCATCAGCTGAGAAGGCAGCCCGGCAGATGCGGAAATGCGAGCAGAGCACATCAGCCACGCTGGGTGTCAGGGTCTGTGGCATGCAG GTGTACCAGCTGGACACAGGGCATTACCTCTGCAGGAACAAGTACTATGGCCGTGGGCTCTCCATTGAAGGCTTCCGCAATGCCCTGTATCAATATCTGCACAATGGCCTGGACCTGCGACGTGACCTGTTTGAGCCTATCCTGAGCAAACTGCGAGGCCTGAAAGCTGTGCTGGAGCGGCAGGCCTCCTACCGCTTCTACTCCAGTTCCCTGCTTGTCATCTATGATGGCAAGGAGTGCCGGGCTGAGTCCTACCTGGACCGCCGGTCTGAGATGCGTCTCAAGCACCTGGACATGGTGCTCCCTGAGGTGGCGTCATCCTGTGGCCCCAGCACCAGCCCCAGCAACACCAGCCCCGAGGCGGGTCCCTCCTCTCAGCCCAAGGTGGATGTCCGCATGATTGACTTTGCACACAGCACGTTCAAGGGCTTCCGGGATGACCCCACCGTGCATGATGGGCCGGACAGAGGCTACGTGTTTGGCCTGGAGAACCTCATCAGCATCATGGAACAGATGCGGGACGAGAACCAGTAG
- the GMPPB gene encoding mannose-1-phosphate guanyltransferase beta isoform X1 yields MKALILVGGYGTRLRPLTLSTPKPLVDFCNKPILLHQVEALAAAGVDHVILAVSYMSQVLEKEMKAQEQRLGIRISMSHEEEPLGTAGPLALARDLLSETADPFFVLNSDVICDFPFQAMVQFHRHHGQEGSILVTKVEEPSKYGVVVCEADTGRIHRFVEKPQVFVSNKINAGMYILSPAVLRRIQLQPTSIEKEVFPIMAKEGQLYAMELQGFWMDIGQPKDFLTGMCLFLQSLRQKQPERLYSGPGIVGNVLVDPSARIGQNCSIGPNVSLGPGVVVEDGVCIRRCTVLRDARIRSHSWLESCIVGWRCRVGQWVRMENVTVLGEDVIVNDELYLNGASVLPHKSIGESVPEPRIIM; encoded by the exons ATGAAGGCACTGATCTTAGTGGGGGGCTATGGGACGCGGCTACGGCCGCTGACGCTGAGCACCCCGAAGCCACTAGTGGACTTCTGCAATAAGCCCATCTTGCTGCACCAAGTGGAGGCGCTAGCTGCG GCAGGCGTGGACCACGTGATCCTGGCCGTGAGCTACATGTCGCAGGTGCTggagaaggaaatgaaggcacAGGAGCAGAGG CTGGGAATCCGAATCTCCATGTCCCATGAAGAGGAGCCTTTGGGAACAG CTGGGCCCCTGGCGCTGGCCCGTGACCTGCTCTCTGAGACTGCAGACCCTTTCTTCGTCCTCAACAGTGACGTGATCTGCGACTTCCCCTTCCAAGCCATGGTGCAGTTCCACCGGCACCATGGCCAGGAGGGCTCCATCCTG GTAACCAAGGTGGAGGAACCCTCCAAGTacggtgtggtggtgtgtgaggCTGACACAGGCCGAATTCACCGGTTTGTGGAGAAGCCGCAGGTGTTTGTGTCCAATAAGATCAACGCAGGCATGTACATCCTGAGCCCTGCGGTGCTGCGGCGCATCCAG CTGCAGCCTACGTCCATTGAGAAGGAGGTCTTCCCCATTATGGCCAAGGAGGGGCAGCTATATGCCATGGAGTTGCAGG GCTTCTGGATGGACATTGGGCAGCCCAAGGACTTCCTCACTGGCATGTGCCTCTTCCTGCAGTCACTGAGGCAGAAGCAGCCTGAGCGGCTGTACTCAGGCCCTGGCATTGTGGGCAACGTGCTGGTG GACCCAAGTGCCCGCATCGGCCAGAACTGCAGCATTGGCCCCAATGTAAGCCTGGGACCTGGCGTGGTGGTCGAAGATGGTGTGTGTATCCGGCGGTGCACGGTGCTGCGGGATGCCCGGATCCGCTCCCATTCATGGCTTGAGTCCTGCATTGTGGGCTGGCGCTGCCGTGTGGGCCAGTGG GTTCGCATGGAGAATGTGACAGTGCTGGGTGAGGACGTCATAGTTAACGATGAGCTCTACCTCAACGGAGCCAGCGTGCTGCCCCACAAGTCTATTGGCGAGTCAGTGCCAGAGCCTCGTATCATCATGTAA
- the GMPPB gene encoding mannose-1-phosphate guanyltransferase beta isoform X3, with amino-acid sequence MKALILVGGYGTRLRPLTLSTPKPLVDFCNKPILLHQVEALAAAGVDHVILAVSYMSQVLEKEMKAQEQRLGIRISMSHEEEPLGTAGPLALARDLLSETADPFFVLNSDVICDFPFQAMVQFHRHHGQEGSILVTKVEEPSKYGVVVCEADTGRIHRFVEKPQVFVSNKINAGMYILSPAVLRRIQDPSARIGQNCSIGPNVSLGPGVVVEDGVCIRRCTVLRDARIRSHSWLESCIVGWRCRVGQWVRMENVTVLGEDVIVNDELYLNGASVLPHKSIGESVPEPRIIM; translated from the exons ATGAAGGCACTGATCTTAGTGGGGGGCTATGGGACGCGGCTACGGCCGCTGACGCTGAGCACCCCGAAGCCACTAGTGGACTTCTGCAATAAGCCCATCTTGCTGCACCAAGTGGAGGCGCTAGCTGCG GCAGGCGTGGACCACGTGATCCTGGCCGTGAGCTACATGTCGCAGGTGCTggagaaggaaatgaaggcacAGGAGCAGAGG CTGGGAATCCGAATCTCCATGTCCCATGAAGAGGAGCCTTTGGGAACAG CTGGGCCCCTGGCGCTGGCCCGTGACCTGCTCTCTGAGACTGCAGACCCTTTCTTCGTCCTCAACAGTGACGTGATCTGCGACTTCCCCTTCCAAGCCATGGTGCAGTTCCACCGGCACCATGGCCAGGAGGGCTCCATCCTG GTAACCAAGGTGGAGGAACCCTCCAAGTacggtgtggtggtgtgtgaggCTGACACAGGCCGAATTCACCGGTTTGTGGAGAAGCCGCAGGTGTTTGTGTCCAATAAGATCAACGCAGGCATGTACATCCTGAGCCCTGCGGTGCTGCGGCGCATCCAG GACCCAAGTGCCCGCATCGGCCAGAACTGCAGCATTGGCCCCAATGTAAGCCTGGGACCTGGCGTGGTGGTCGAAGATGGTGTGTGTATCCGGCGGTGCACGGTGCTGCGGGATGCCCGGATCCGCTCCCATTCATGGCTTGAGTCCTGCATTGTGGGCTGGCGCTGCCGTGTGGGCCAGTGG GTTCGCATGGAGAATGTGACAGTGCTGGGTGAGGACGTCATAGTTAACGATGAGCTCTACCTCAACGGAGCCAGCGTGCTGCCCCACAAGTCTATTGGCGAGTCAGTGCCAGAGCCTCGTATCATCATGTAA
- the GMPPB gene encoding mannose-1-phosphate guanyltransferase beta isoform X2: MSQVLEKEMKAQEQRLGIRISMSHEEEPLGTAGPLALARDLLSETADPFFVLNSDVICDFPFQAMVQFHRHHGQEGSILVTKVEEPSKYGVVVCEADTGRIHRFVEKPQVFVSNKINAGMYILSPAVLRRIQLQPTSIEKEVFPIMAKEGQLYAMELQGFWMDIGQPKDFLTGMCLFLQSLRQKQPERLYSGPGIVGNVLVDPSARIGQNCSIGPNVSLGPGVVVEDGVCIRRCTVLRDARIRSHSWLESCIVGWRCRVGQWVRMENVTVLGEDVIVNDELYLNGASVLPHKSIGESVPEPRIIM; this comes from the exons ATGTCGCAGGTGCTggagaaggaaatgaaggcacAGGAGCAGAGG CTGGGAATCCGAATCTCCATGTCCCATGAAGAGGAGCCTTTGGGAACAG CTGGGCCCCTGGCGCTGGCCCGTGACCTGCTCTCTGAGACTGCAGACCCTTTCTTCGTCCTCAACAGTGACGTGATCTGCGACTTCCCCTTCCAAGCCATGGTGCAGTTCCACCGGCACCATGGCCAGGAGGGCTCCATCCTG GTAACCAAGGTGGAGGAACCCTCCAAGTacggtgtggtggtgtgtgaggCTGACACAGGCCGAATTCACCGGTTTGTGGAGAAGCCGCAGGTGTTTGTGTCCAATAAGATCAACGCAGGCATGTACATCCTGAGCCCTGCGGTGCTGCGGCGCATCCAG CTGCAGCCTACGTCCATTGAGAAGGAGGTCTTCCCCATTATGGCCAAGGAGGGGCAGCTATATGCCATGGAGTTGCAGG GCTTCTGGATGGACATTGGGCAGCCCAAGGACTTCCTCACTGGCATGTGCCTCTTCCTGCAGTCACTGAGGCAGAAGCAGCCTGAGCGGCTGTACTCAGGCCCTGGCATTGTGGGCAACGTGCTGGTG GACCCAAGTGCCCGCATCGGCCAGAACTGCAGCATTGGCCCCAATGTAAGCCTGGGACCTGGCGTGGTGGTCGAAGATGGTGTGTGTATCCGGCGGTGCACGGTGCTGCGGGATGCCCGGATCCGCTCCCATTCATGGCTTGAGTCCTGCATTGTGGGCTGGCGCTGCCGTGTGGGCCAGTGG GTTCGCATGGAGAATGTGACAGTGCTGGGTGAGGACGTCATAGTTAACGATGAGCTCTACCTCAACGGAGCCAGCGTGCTGCCCCACAAGTCTATTGGCGAGTCAGTGCCAGAGCCTCGTATCATCATGTAA